A single Planctomicrobium piriforme DNA region contains:
- a CDS encoding 6-phosphogluconolactonase: MNLLTTIQGSMMEGFFPRGWDLAKIDACVADDPKTITQRQPWWHDKFELFPCSSVTDFDTFMGHDIALTIRRARDAGEKLAMILPVGPMGMYRWAVHFLKEWNTPCDHVYGFNMDEWSDAQGRTLPGNEPGGFQNAMQQAFYGPLGKLTVPENQRNFATAQNLPTYADKIGKLRDQGAKLVVVFGIGRVCHIAFWEPQFAGEYESEQAWRAQTHRIGAKLHPLTIEQNAITSFKSRTTLVPAFANTIGPALFLSADQIIGGADGTLARGMMWQGLSLWMTLRHQPTPWIPSTYMTTQAGRLFYVEELAGPLQAECN, translated from the coding sequence ATGAACCTGCTGACGACGATTCAGGGCTCCATGATGGAAGGCTTTTTTCCCCGGGGATGGGATCTCGCAAAGATCGACGCCTGCGTCGCCGACGACCCGAAGACCATCACGCAGCGCCAGCCCTGGTGGCACGACAAATTCGAACTCTTCCCCTGCAGCTCGGTGACCGACTTCGACACGTTCATGGGTCACGACATTGCCCTGACGATTCGCCGTGCCCGTGATGCCGGCGAGAAGCTGGCGATGATTCTGCCGGTCGGCCCGATGGGGATGTACCGGTGGGCAGTCCACTTCCTCAAGGAGTGGAATACTCCCTGCGATCACGTCTACGGCTTCAATATGGACGAATGGAGCGACGCCCAGGGCCGCACGCTGCCCGGTAATGAGCCCGGCGGCTTTCAGAATGCCATGCAACAGGCGTTCTACGGCCCGCTCGGCAAACTGACCGTGCCTGAGAACCAGCGAAATTTCGCCACCGCCCAGAATTTGCCGACTTATGCCGACAAGATCGGCAAGCTCCGCGATCAGGGAGCCAAGCTGGTCGTCGTCTTCGGTATCGGCCGGGTGTGTCACATCGCCTTCTGGGAACCGCAGTTCGCAGGCGAGTACGAATCAGAACAGGCGTGGCGGGCCCAGACCCATCGCATCGGCGCGAAGCTGCATCCGCTGACGATCGAACAGAACGCCATCACCAGTTTTAAAAGCCGCACGACGCTTGTACCGGCCTTCGCCAACACCATCGGCCCGGCGCTCTTTCTGAGTGCAGACCAGATCATCGGCGGAGCCGACGGCACGCTCGCCCGCGGCATGATGTGGCAAGGTCTGAGCCTATGGATGACGCTGCGTCACCAGCCGACCCCGTGGATTCCGTCCACCTACAT